In a single window of the Rhodamnia argentea isolate NSW1041297 chromosome 2, ASM2092103v1, whole genome shotgun sequence genome:
- the LOC115749936 gene encoding aspartic proteinase-like, giving the protein MGIESVVDAKDKKVSGHLTVEMCSTCGMTVVWMQNQLRLNETQDPVVSYVNDLCSRWHCPMGESAVDCAGLFTMLSVSFTLGGRVFDLSPEQYVLKVGGGDLAQCISGFTALDVPPPRGPL; this is encoded by the exons ATGGGCATTGAGAGTGTTGTGgatgcaaaagataagaaagtCTCGGGTCATCTGACTGTTGAAATGTGCTCTACATGTGGGATGACTGTTGTGTGGATGCAGAACCAACTTCGGCTGAATGAAACGCAGGATCCAGTAGTCAGCTATGTGAATGAC CTTTGCAGTAGGTGGCATTGTCCAATGGGAGAATCTGCTGTTGATTGTGCTGGCTTGTTTACTATGCTCAGTGTCTCATTCACATTGGGAGGAAGGGTATTTGATCTCTCCCCTGAGCAG TATGTTTTGAAGGTAGGGGGCGGAGACTTGGCTCAATGCATAAGCGGATTTACAGCTTTGGATGTTCCTCCTCCAAGGGGGCCTCTCTAG
- the LOC115749935 gene encoding uncharacterized protein LOC115749935 isoform X2, whose amino-acid sequence MEQGTSFEKWLLLLLFLVCAFCYCCTHAGMADTSLFFVTFRRRKDLFQVLAPLPWNSIGTIATLSQEIIYILSCPVATKFNSCTIKSTLQRSCSSSVCSLSP is encoded by the exons ATGGAACAGGGAACGAGTTTCGAGAAATGGCtacttttgttgttgtttttggtTTGTGCATTTTGTTATTGTTGCACTCATGCAGGTATGGCTGATAcatctttgttttttgttaCGTTTCGTAGAAGAAAAGACCTGTTTCAAGTTTTGGCTCCACTGCCTTGGAACTCTATTGGTACTATTGCAACACTTTCGCAG GAGATAATCTACATATTATCATGTCCTGTCGCCACCAAATTTAACTCCTGCACAATCAAATCGACTCTGCAGcgctcttgttcttcttcag TGTGTAGCCTCTCACCCTGA